The following are encoded together in the Juglans microcarpa x Juglans regia isolate MS1-56 chromosome 2D, Jm3101_v1.0, whole genome shotgun sequence genome:
- the LOC121248702 gene encoding subtilisin-like protease SBT5.3, producing the protein MAIHDGIDVLSISLGGQPTPFFNVSVAIGSFHAVKHGIVVVCSAGNSGPKDGTVSNVAPWQITVGASTMDRQFRSNVILGNNMRLEGESLSSTVLGSKNFYPLVSAADTKAANASAEDA; encoded by the exons ATGGCCATCCATGATGGCATTGATGTTCTGTCCATATCACTGGGAGGGCAGCCCACGCCCTTCTTTAATGTCAGCGTAGCAATTGGCTCCTTCCATGCTGTTAAGCACGGTATTGTGGTGGTTTGCTCCGCTGGAAATTCTGGGCCTAAAGATGGGACTGTCTCCAATGTTGCGCCCTGGCAGATAACAGTGGGAGCCAGCACCATGGACAGGCAGTTCCGCAGTAATGTTATCCTCGGCAACAACATGCGCTTGGAG GGAGAGAGTTTATCATCTACAGTCTTGGGAAGCAAAAATTTCTACCCGCTTGTTAGCGCTGCAGATACCAAAGCAGCAAATGCATCAGCTGAAGATGCGTAA
- the LOC121250830 gene encoding subtilisin-like protease SBT5.3 isoform X1, with protein MRLSIPSIYLLSFLLFSLLQPTTSATKKSYVVYLGAHSHGPEQSPIDFNRVTETHYEFLASFLGSHALAKESILYSYARHINGFAATFDDEVAASIAKHPKVVSVFLNKGRKLHTTRSWDFLGLEHDGVIASNSGWKKARYGEDTIIGNLDTGVWPESKSFSDEGLGPIPSKWKGICQNETDAGFHCNRKLIGARYCNKGYAAVAGSLNSSFDTPRDNDGHGSHTLSTAGGNFVAGASIYGFGKGTAKGGSPKARVAAYKVCWPPDECFDADIVAAFDMAIHDGVDVLSISLGGQPTPFFNDSVAIGSFHAVKHGIVVVCSAGNSGPKDGTVSNVAPWQITVGASTMDRQFRSNVILGNNMRLEGESLSSTVLGSKKFYPLVSAADTKAANASAEDALLCKNGTLDPRKVKGKILVCLRGQNARVDKGEQALLAGALGMVLANSEIDGNEIIADAHLLPASHINFTDGVAIFTYCNSTKSPKAYITRATTVLGTKPAPFMAAFSSKGPSTIAPEILKPDITAPGVSVIAAYTEAQGPTNQIFDERRVQFNSVSGTSMSCPHVSGIVGLLKTLHPTWSPAAIRSAIMTTAETQDNRREPILNASYVKATPFSYGAGHVLPNSALDPGLVYDLSINDYLDFICALGYNVSMFSDNPYKCSKLISLANLNYPSITIAKLSDSITVTRTLKNVGSPGTYRAHIQEPSGILVIVKPESLKFRKVDEEKSFNITLMVREAKASEDYIFGRLIWSDEKHFVKSPIVVKAV; from the exons ATGAGACTATCAATTCCTTCCATTTACCTCCTATCATTTCTTCTATTCTCTCTGCTGCAGCCAACCACATCTGCTACCAAAAAG TCATATGTGGTATACTTAGGGGCGCATTCACATGGCCCAGAACAATCTCCGATTGATTTTAATCGAGTAACCGAGACGCACTATGAGTTTCTTGCATCATTCTTGGGAAG TCATGCTCTCGCGAAGGAATCCATACTTTACTCGTACGCAAGGCACATCAACGGTTTTGCTGCAACATTCGACGATGAGGTAGCAGCCTCGATTGCTA AGCATCCGAAAGTGGTCTCCGTTTTCTTGAACAAGGGAAGAAAACTGCACACAACTCGGTCATGGGACTTCCTGGGACTCGAGCATGATGGGGTGATTGCTTCCAACTCCGGTTGGAAGAAGGCAAGATATGGCGAAGATACAATCATTGGAAACCTGGATACAG GCGTCTGGCCCGAATCTAAAAGCTTTAGTGATGAGGGTTTGGGACCGATTCCATCGAAGTGGAAAGGAATCTGCCAAAATGAAACTGATGCTGGTTTTCATTGCAACAG AAAGCTAATTGGAGCAAGGTACTGCAACAAAGGCTATGCCGCAGTTGCTGGTTCACTAAATTCCTCCTTTGACACACCACGCGATAATGATGGCCATGGATCTCATACTTTATCAACGGCTGGTGGTAATTTCGTTGCCGGGGCTAGTATCTACGGCTTCGGCAAAGGAACAGCAAAGGGAGGATCACCAAAAGCTCGGGTAGCAGCTTACAAGGTGTGCTGGCCTCCGGATGAATGCTTTGATGCAGACATAGTTGCAGCCTTCGATATGGCCATCCATGATGGCGTTGATGTTCTGTCCATATCACTGGGAGGGCAGCCCACGCCCTTCTTTAATGACAGCGTAGCAATTGGCTCCTTCCATGCTGTTAAGCACGGTATTGTGGTGGTTTGCTCCGCTGGAAATTCTGGGCCTAAAGATGGGACTGTCTCCAATGTTGCGCCCTGGCAGATAACAGTGGGAGCCAGCACCATGGACAGGCAGTTCCGCAGTAATGTTATCCTCGGCAACAACATGCGCTTGGAG GGAGAGAGTTTATCATCTACAGTCTTGGGAAGCAAAAAGTTCTACCCGCTTGTTAGCGCTGCAGATACCAAAGCAGCAAATGCATCAGCTGAAGATGC TCTGCTATGTAAGAATGGAACACTTGATCCTAGAAAGGTGAAGGGAAAGATTTTGGTCTGTCTTCGGGGTCAAAATGCAAGAGTGGATAAGGGTGAGCAAGCTCTATTGGCTGGCGCCCTGGGAATGGTTCTTGCCAACAGTGAGATTGATGGGAACGAAATTATTGCCGATGCACATTTACTCCCTGCTTCGCACATCAATTTCACTGATGGTGTCGCCATCTTTACTTATTGCAATTCAACCAA ATCTCCAAAAGCTTACATTACCCGCGCAACGACAGTATTGGGCACAAAGCCAGCTCCCTTCATGGCAGCTTTCTCATCGAAGGGACCAAGCACCATAGCACCTGAAATCCTAAAG CCTGATATTACTGCACCGGGAGTTAGTGTCATAGCAGCCTATACTGAAGCACAAGGtccaacaaatcaaatatttgaCGAGCGCCGAGTTCAATTCAACTCGGTGTCAGGAACTTCAATGTCCTGTCCTCACGTTTCTGGCATCGTCGGCCTCCTTAAAACCCTCCATCCTACTTGGAGTCCTGCAGCTATTAGGTCTGCAATCATGACAACCG CTGAAACACAAGATAACAGGAGGGAACCAATTCTCAACGCTTCTTACGTTAAGGCAACACCATTCAGCTATGGAGCAGGACATGTTCTTCCAAACAGTGCCTTGGATCCAGGGCTGGTTTATGACTTATCTATTAATGATTACCTCGACTTCATATGTGCTCTAGGATACAATGTTTCAATGTTCTCAGATAACCCCTATAAGTGCTCCAAGCTCATCAGTCTCGCCAACCTCAACTATCCTTCAATCACAATCGCTAAACTTTCAGACTCTATTACGGTGACTCGAACATTAAAGAATGTGGGTTCCCCAGGAACTTACAGAGCTCACATCCAAGAACCAAGTGGAATTTTGGTTATTG
- the LOC121250830 gene encoding subtilisin-like protease SBT5.3 isoform X2: MRLSIPSIYLLSFLLFSLLQPTTSATKKSYVVYLGAHSHGPEQSPIDFNRVTETHYEFLASFLGSHALAKESILYSYARHINGFAATFDDEVAASIAKHPKVVSVFLNKGRKLHTTRSWDFLGLEHDGVIASNSGWKKARYGEDTIIGNLDTGVWPESKSFSDEGLGPIPSKWKGICQNETDAGFHCNRKLIGARYCNKGYAAVAGSLNSSFDTPRDNDGHGSHTLSTAGGNFVAGASIYGFGKGTAKGGSPKARVAAYKVCWPPDECFDADIVAAFDMAIHDGVDVLSISLGGQPTPFFNDSVAIGSFHAVKHGIVVVCSAGNSGPKDGTVSNVAPWQITVGASTMDRQFRSNVILGNNMRLEGESLSSTVLGSKKFYPLVSAADTKAANASAEDASPKAYITRATTVLGTKPAPFMAAFSSKGPSTIAPEILKPDITAPGVSVIAAYTEAQGPTNQIFDERRVQFNSVSGTSMSCPHVSGIVGLLKTLHPTWSPAAIRSAIMTTAETQDNRREPILNASYVKATPFSYGAGHVLPNSALDPGLVYDLSINDYLDFICALGYNVSMFSDNPYKCSKLISLANLNYPSITIAKLSDSITVTRTLKNVGSPGTYRAHIQEPSGILVIVKPESLKFRKVDEEKSFNITLMVREAKASEDYIFGRLIWSDEKHFVKSPIVVKAV, from the exons ATGAGACTATCAATTCCTTCCATTTACCTCCTATCATTTCTTCTATTCTCTCTGCTGCAGCCAACCACATCTGCTACCAAAAAG TCATATGTGGTATACTTAGGGGCGCATTCACATGGCCCAGAACAATCTCCGATTGATTTTAATCGAGTAACCGAGACGCACTATGAGTTTCTTGCATCATTCTTGGGAAG TCATGCTCTCGCGAAGGAATCCATACTTTACTCGTACGCAAGGCACATCAACGGTTTTGCTGCAACATTCGACGATGAGGTAGCAGCCTCGATTGCTA AGCATCCGAAAGTGGTCTCCGTTTTCTTGAACAAGGGAAGAAAACTGCACACAACTCGGTCATGGGACTTCCTGGGACTCGAGCATGATGGGGTGATTGCTTCCAACTCCGGTTGGAAGAAGGCAAGATATGGCGAAGATACAATCATTGGAAACCTGGATACAG GCGTCTGGCCCGAATCTAAAAGCTTTAGTGATGAGGGTTTGGGACCGATTCCATCGAAGTGGAAAGGAATCTGCCAAAATGAAACTGATGCTGGTTTTCATTGCAACAG AAAGCTAATTGGAGCAAGGTACTGCAACAAAGGCTATGCCGCAGTTGCTGGTTCACTAAATTCCTCCTTTGACACACCACGCGATAATGATGGCCATGGATCTCATACTTTATCAACGGCTGGTGGTAATTTCGTTGCCGGGGCTAGTATCTACGGCTTCGGCAAAGGAACAGCAAAGGGAGGATCACCAAAAGCTCGGGTAGCAGCTTACAAGGTGTGCTGGCCTCCGGATGAATGCTTTGATGCAGACATAGTTGCAGCCTTCGATATGGCCATCCATGATGGCGTTGATGTTCTGTCCATATCACTGGGAGGGCAGCCCACGCCCTTCTTTAATGACAGCGTAGCAATTGGCTCCTTCCATGCTGTTAAGCACGGTATTGTGGTGGTTTGCTCCGCTGGAAATTCTGGGCCTAAAGATGGGACTGTCTCCAATGTTGCGCCCTGGCAGATAACAGTGGGAGCCAGCACCATGGACAGGCAGTTCCGCAGTAATGTTATCCTCGGCAACAACATGCGCTTGGAG GGAGAGAGTTTATCATCTACAGTCTTGGGAAGCAAAAAGTTCTACCCGCTTGTTAGCGCTGCAGATACCAAAGCAGCAAATGCATCAGCTGAAGATGC ATCTCCAAAAGCTTACATTACCCGCGCAACGACAGTATTGGGCACAAAGCCAGCTCCCTTCATGGCAGCTTTCTCATCGAAGGGACCAAGCACCATAGCACCTGAAATCCTAAAG CCTGATATTACTGCACCGGGAGTTAGTGTCATAGCAGCCTATACTGAAGCACAAGGtccaacaaatcaaatatttgaCGAGCGCCGAGTTCAATTCAACTCGGTGTCAGGAACTTCAATGTCCTGTCCTCACGTTTCTGGCATCGTCGGCCTCCTTAAAACCCTCCATCCTACTTGGAGTCCTGCAGCTATTAGGTCTGCAATCATGACAACCG CTGAAACACAAGATAACAGGAGGGAACCAATTCTCAACGCTTCTTACGTTAAGGCAACACCATTCAGCTATGGAGCAGGACATGTTCTTCCAAACAGTGCCTTGGATCCAGGGCTGGTTTATGACTTATCTATTAATGATTACCTCGACTTCATATGTGCTCTAGGATACAATGTTTCAATGTTCTCAGATAACCCCTATAAGTGCTCCAAGCTCATCAGTCTCGCCAACCTCAACTATCCTTCAATCACAATCGCTAAACTTTCAGACTCTATTACGGTGACTCGAACATTAAAGAATGTGGGTTCCCCAGGAACTTACAGAGCTCACATCCAAGAACCAAGTGGAATTTTGGTTATTG